In Mercurialis annua linkage group LG5, ddMerAnnu1.2, whole genome shotgun sequence, a single genomic region encodes these proteins:
- the LOC126682397 gene encoding uncharacterized protein LOC126682397 produces MEATKEQESAGLLSKILPPRLEDAGLEDCALPPDSIKEAFLKAASAVKSRATSVFTSDSEDEGTDCVQDPWPDKANESSDDVIGGNPPESAAPDSLVGVESGKEAPGPCVVEKGGGDVEGGDRVVVGGGDVEEREEDNGCVVDGLKGLKIGVGETGGDDVEEEEEGERPILTEGFV; encoded by the coding sequence ATGGAGGCAACAAAAGAGCAAGAATCGGCCGGATTACTAAGCAAGATCCTCCCACCGCGTCTGGAAGACGCCGGCCTCGAAGACTGTGCATTACCACCGGATTCCATCAAAGAAGCTTTCCTCAAAGCCGCCTCCGCCGTCAAGTCACGGGCGACTTCCGTCTTCACTTCCGATAGCGAAGATGAAGGCACCGACTGCGTGCAAGATCCTTGGCCTGATAAAGCTAACGAATCATCGGATGACGTCATCGGCGGTAATCCACCGGAATCTGCTGCGCCGGACAGTTTGGTTGGAGTAGAGAGTGGGAAGGAGGCGCCGGGACCTTGTGTGGTGGAGAAAGGTGGAGGTGACGTGGAGGGCGGTGATAGAGTGGTGGTTGGTGGTGGTGATGTGGAGGAGAGAGAGGAAGATAATGGGTGTGTTGTTGATGGGTTAAAAGGGTTAAAGATCGGTGTCGGAGAAACTGGCGGTGACGAcgtggaggaggaggaggaaggtGAGAGGCCAATATTAACTGAaggttttgtttaa
- the LOC126680276 gene encoding sulfite exporter TauE/SafE family protein 3-like, producing MSKIMSTRWGMIFFGAILSSFVVAALLLLILLAEPRLKQECWEYKRPEDVELQHVMRATNFFYRRGQMGYKHVWPQLRFGWKVVVGSIIGFFGAACGSVGGVGGGGIFVPMLTLVIGFDAKSSTALSKCMITGAAAATVYYNLKLRHPTLELPIIDYDLALLFQPMLVLGISLGVALNVIFADWTITILLIILFIVTSTKAFLKGVETWKKETSLKKEAAGRLEYEENTIEEVEENLAVGGSNAAAQGQQIEFKREEVSIMENVCWKELGILIAVWLIILALQIGKNYSATCSAVYWVLNISQIPVAVSVTGYEAISLYKGRRRIASRGEASTDWRIHQLVSYCAIGVLAGIVGGMLGLGGGFILGPLFLEMGVPPQVSSATATFVMTFSASMSVVEYYLLKRFPVPYALYLFAVAIVAAFVGQYVVRKLISILGRASLIIFILAFTIFVSAISLGGVGIARAVRKMERKEYMGFENLCSYEA from the exons ATGTCCAAGATTATGTCAACAAGGTGGGGCATGATCTTTTTTGGAGCGATTTTAAGTAGTTTTGTTGTTGCAGCTCTATTATTACTGATTCTTTTAGCTGAGCCAAGATTGAAGCAAGAATGCTGGGAGTATAAAAGGCCTGAAGATGTTGAGCTCCAACATGTAATGCGGGCAACAAATTTCTTTTACCGAAGAGGGCAAATGGGTTATAAACATGTTTGGCCG CAACTGAGATTTGGCTGGAAAGTTGTGGTTGGTAGCATAATTGGATTCTTTGGTGCAGCATGTGGGAGTGTGGGAGGTGTTGGCGGGGGTGGCATTTTTGTTCCTATGCTTACCCTGGTTATTGGTTTTGATGCAAAATCGTCAACAGCTTTATCGAAAT GTATGATTACAGGAGCAGCAGCTGCTACAGTTTACTACAATCTAAAGCTAAGACATCCTACACTTGAATTGCCTATCATTGACTATGATCTAGCACTTCTATTTCAGCCGATGTTGGTTCTAGGAATTAGCCTGGGAGTTGCTCTCAATGTGATTTTTGCAGACTGGACAATAACAATATTGTTAATCATCCTTTTTATTG TGACATCAACCAAGGCATTCCTTAAGGGTGTTGAAACATGGAAAAAGGAAACTAGCCTGAAAAAG GAGGCTGCTGGACGCTTGGAATATGAGG AAAATACAATTGAAGAGGTCGAGGAAAATCTTGCTGTAGGAGGCTCCAATGCTGCTGCTCAAGGACAACAAATTGAGTTTAAAAGAGAGGAG GTCTCTATTATGGAGAATGTTTGCTGGAAGGAACTTGGAATTCTTATTGCTGTGTGGTTGATTATTCTTGCTTTGCAGATTGGCAAG AATTACTCAGCAACCTGTTCAGCAGTATATTGGGTATTAAACATATCACAG ATCCCTGTAGCTGTTAGTGTGACTGGATATGAAGCAATTAGCCTGTACAAAGGGCGGAGGAGGATTGCATCTAGGGGAGAAGCAAGTACAGACTGGCGAATCCACCAACTTGTTTCCTATTGTGCCATTGGTGTATTGGCTGGTATAGTTGGTGGGATGCTTGGACTTGGTGGTGGATTCATTTTAGGTCCTCTTTTTCTGGAGATGGGAGTCCCTCCTCAG GTGTCGAGTGCCACAGCCACATTTGTTATGACTTTCTCTGCTTCTATGTCTGTCGTAGAGTATTACCTCCTAAAGCGTTTTCCTGTCCCTTATG cTCTTTACCTTTTTGCTGTGGCTATTGTTGCTGCTTTTGTGGGCCAATACGTGGTGAGAAAGCTGATTAGCATATTAGGAAGGGCATCCTTGATAATCTTCATTCTAGCCTTCACAATCTTTGTGAGTGCAATATCATTAG GCGGTGTTGGCATAGCGCGGGCAGTTAGAAAGATGGAGAGAAAGGAATACATGGGATTTGAAAACTTATGTTCTTATGAAGCTTAG